TgcttaatttttcttactagtgcacaCCCTGGTCgataaccttatgcacgccactgcatacaGACGCTCAGGCAGACACGAGCCTGAGGTCTAAAAGGACGAACATTAAACGTCTTTAAACGTGGTAGTGGTTGGAATTCACGGATAACAAATCGTAGAATAAAATAttcagcttttctttctttcaagaaatttcaTGCAATACAAGTTTGACAGAACTCAGAAGAGCAGTGTCACAGTGATCTTAGTTTAGATCGTTGGTAACAGTATGAtaatgatagtgatcgttaaagagtcattgtcgtacccactcctagcacagtctttaccgactagttgaagggaaatgggaatattggtcatattataaaagatatggcaaatattcttaaaaaaaacaagcaggGTGGCCAAGCCATACGAATAGGCCGACAATGCCGAGGGAACCTTACCTATAGTAGGTATCATGCGTATTGACACGCACACTACAATCGTAATCCGACGCTGCGGCGTGTTTTCAGTCTGGATTTAGCATTGCGGAGAAACTTAATACAATAAGGGCATGTTTATAATCGGTCAGATTCAATGACTTCTGTAATCCTTCGGCTtcgcttataaaaaaaatcatctctacTTGGTACTCTTATAACTAAAATGTGTTCACCTTAtttcattttttcttttttttcttctttttcagtGAATAATACGAGTGTGTATGTTCcttatttgtgatatttaagttatcttttatttactgttcttctttatttcatgctgtgtttatttgtaagtaatcactacacttatagttatttataatttagttacattttattattttagttagtgtaagtgattgtaaataaacctaataaataaagacggctgcgtggcgcagtgcttAGAGACCCTGCTATCTACATACACGGCTGTGGATTCGATTGACACAACTGGAAAAAAATTGCGTAATAAGAAGGAATGTTTTCCAGGACTGGTTTTaaatcacgtgacctatcgatatcGAATGTAAGTGTAGTACATTTTTTAGTATTCGAAGAAtcagcgattgtagaaagagaatcgataattatgtaacatggctactagttttttttttcattttgagatTTGTATGCTTTTCCCCCCTACGTTTTGAAGCAGCGATATAATCATGTCAGCTTTTACATAGAATAGAAATCGCAAGACATAAATCACATAAGCTATCGTGTGTGGATAGTTTATTGATATGTCAAAGTTGACACGCCAAGTTTTTGATAGTTGGAGACATGCGAGCCGTAAACGAAAGGAAAACTATAtggaaagaaatattttaaacagaTCTTACGACATTATACACAGTCATTCCATAATTTTAGGgacgtaatttttattttacagtagatccgtacgatgcgaatcagtgaacgcacttgtatgactttctatacaaagaatactacaacCCGTTTGACGctatgcgtccgatacttacgatgcggatatgtgaaCGTTTAccataatttagaaataaaactttaacGACTGAATTTAACTCTAAACTGAACATCGCTCCTACCCGATACGCAcacaaaatttcttaaaaagcgaAACCGTTTCGAAGGTGTTTGGTGTTTAAAATATGTTCTAAATATTATGAAAGTACTCCATTTAATAAAGGGCATAAAAATATTCTTCTAAATTCGTTGCATGTTTATCGATCTACTACTTTATCAtccgaaggacgtccactgcaggacatagggccTTTAAGGACCTTCCAAACACAGTCCTGAGCCGCCGGAACAAACAGCCCCAAaattagtggggggtcgactaataCTGCGCTTTCGGTAtcaccattctagcaccttaggaccccaacgtccatcagctcttcaaactatataccccgcgtttattatattaatagatcATTTCATTATGACCTGTGTTTATTTAAATCTCGAAAACATGGTCACTATTGTCACAACGCGTAAGTACGTAGCCAAGAATAACGACTTTCCGGCAGATCGTACGACGATAAGAGCAGCATTGATTATATTATTCACTTGGCTAATCCCTCGTCTTCGACGGCATGaaattcagattttattttatacatcatTAGCTCTAAGAGCTATATTAGCTTTAGTATCTCATGCTTTATCCTGTTCCCATGGATATTTCGAGATAAAAGTAGCAAATGTGGCAGACTAAGCAATCTCTATGTTATATTTCAACGATTAGACATACGAGTAAGATGCATCAACGAAAATGTCATATCGCGTGAAAAGAAAgatatattgtcgaccaatactgGCACTGGCAATTGAAATATAGGTATCTCTTTCGTCGTGGTGAAACGAAAGAAATAGCAATATGTaactatctactaatattatcaagaggaaagatttgattgtttgcattgaataggctctgaaactactgtaccgatatgaaaaattgtttcactgttgggaagctacactatccccgagtgctataggctttattgtatccttgtattcctacgggaacgggaaccacgcgagtgaaaccgcgcggcgtcgccAGTGTAAGACAATCGTAGACAATTATACTGTGACATGTATCctgccatactcgatgtgcactgtttaccaacaattagaaaagaaggtagaaaacgcatttcatttcataacttattttaacTATTGTTCTAATgagatttattttcattaatataagaacaagataattataatattgtaattcaGCTAATTGAcatgaaatgactagtgatttacaCCCTCATTTTTATATGCACATTGAGTATGGACCCACTGTGATATCATGCATTGTGGGCTGTGCATCTAGTAGCGTGATCTCATACAAAGTACAACACCAAGTGCCAACATTCTTGGTAATGCTTTCTAACTACCCTCAACACCAGATGTTtcagatattttaataacaaagttAAATATTGTGATGATGCATGTATCAGAAGGGGGATAAATACTCAAGTACTGTAATTATCCCAGTGTCAGAAGTCATATTAAAAAGACACGTTGTTATCACAATACTTACTACTTAACAGAGGAAGTGAAAGTTGTGATGATGCaagtatcagaagtgggataatgAAGCAAGTACTGTTATTATCCCAGTGTCAGAGGATATATTAACGAGTCATCACAATACTAATTAAGTATTGAGATGATGCCAATGTATGAAGTGGGGAAAGTCGTCAGTATTGTAATAATGTaagtatcagaagtgggatgaaGTCGTAAGTACTGTGATGATACAATTAATGGGATAGCCGTCAGGCGGCAAGTTCACCGTTGCCGTCGGTCGGTCGGTCGGGTCGGTCGGGTGTGTCAGGTGGGTCGGTCGGGTCGGGGCGCTCGGTCGGCGCAGAGCACGCATGCAGTAGAGATTGATAGCAACCTGTGAGCCGCTGCCGCAGCGTCTCGTCCAACTCGCGGTCAGCTCGCTGCGCCTCCGGGTTGGGCTTGGGCGCGGCGGGGAACACCACCAGCACAATGCTCATGTTGTCTTTGCTGCCCTGGAACAGAGATGGTGGGTTACAGCTGTATATATGCACATTAAACCAAGCTGATTGAAGCTTGTAGGCTGAATCTTAGTGGAATAGTGGATTCCTCTTGTGTAACTTCTTCAAAATTGAGAGGGTTCAGAGGTTTCTACACTGAGGACTTTGATAAAGAGTGTTTCTTATTGTTATAGCTACGTAAAATCAATGCTTGTTATTTAGTCTTGACTTTTGTGTAGCACTTTTGTAGTGtgaacaattttaatatattattttcttttataaggGTAGTTTAAAGTCTATACAACCCTTAAACGTAGACAGTAAAAATGGTAATTTTGAATAGGTCTTACAAAATCCATGGGTCATCTAATAGCATAAACGCTATGTCCTAATTAATGTGTTCTAAACACACTGTTCAAGCCTAAGCATTTCAATagataacattattaacatTAGGATTAACCCAAATAAtttgttaaacaaaatattatattattaaggtTCCTGTTTACAAAAAGAAGCTTACTGATACATAAGGTAATACCCAAGAAAACAAGTTGTAAACCATTGGAATAATTGTATAAAACAACTAACAATGTATTGAATAGAatcaagtattttaaaaaataagaatgaTACAAGTTTTACAACCTTAGAGTGTTATTGATCATGTGTATAAAATCCCTAACTTTTCTATGATTtttctctatatttttttaaaaattctctgaACTTATATAATACATTAGAAACAAAAAAGGTATACATTTATTAGAAGGtgtaatttagttacataatcATTATAATACTTGTATTCACTctaatctataattattatttactaaaattgTCATAATGTAGAATGAAGGTGAAAACAgtgtaaaatctcaatttacCCCTGATTTCCAAAGTGGCTCCTCAAATtcatttacttttataattcaTTGAACATACTGAGCTTCCCTGACTTTGCCTAACAGATTTTTTACTTTAGACTTgctgatttttatatttagacaatctttatttatatcataagatattttggctggtgggaggctttggcagtggctagttaccaccctaccaacaaagacgtaccgccaagcaattgagcattccggtacgatgttagcaaccgaaaggagtgtggattttcatcctcctcctaacaagctagcccgcttccatcttagactgcatcatcacttaccatcaggtgagattgtagtcaagcgcttacttgtaaaagaataaaaaaaaaatgttttactaaaTGACTTTTGAAGAATAAGCTCCTATATAAGAGTATATAACTCCAAAAAATTAGCAAGTCCCAGTCATTGCAATACACATACACATATTATTATGTCATAAGTATGATGCATCGCTTAATTTTGaatcacaatttaaaaaattcacaaattaaaatgttaatttttaaaataataattcaatgttAAACTCATCAGTTGTAACCTTGAAGTATATGTTAAttgtgatataaaataatacaacattACATGCAGCACATGtgtaaataatgtgtaatgtaaGATTTTCTATTGTTGGAGCTACAACTCATTGATTTACTGCTAAACTAACAAGATTACATATTGtctatatataggtataattatttCCAGACAAGTTAGCCTAACTACAGATAGAACAGTATAAAAGCTTGCCTGGAAAGACTCTGAGGAAAGAAGAATAAAAGCCAGTGGACATTTATTATGGTACTGTACTCAAAGGGTAATGTGGGACCCTATTACTGAGGTCCCTCTGTCTGTTAGTCCATCTGTCACCAGGATGTATCATATGAACCATGATAATCTATAGTATAACTAATGTATTTCTGTTGCTGCAGTgataacaaaaactaaaatattgaaCAGAATAAGAATTTAAAGGGGCTCCCATAcataatgttttgctgttttatAGATTAGTTTTTATAGATAGTATGGAACCCTTCTTGCCTGAGTCGGATTTGCACATTTTGGTTTATTTGGgactttttgaaaataaaaaaaatgtgcctTACGCTTTGACAATATAGTGTATATCTTTATTATCTATTGCTATAAAAGCCACCATGACCATACTTGCCTGTAGTAGGACCATAGACtgataaactttcagcctttataaaTGTCTGACGACAATTTCTAATACTAATGCCTGGCCTACCCAGCAACTTAGATGATTTTCTTAAATGTTCTtacgaattaaattattatttgactgACGATTATCATACCCACTACCAGAACTAGCTATAAATAGTTGGTTATCCTTGGTTCCTatcaaaatcataaatatttttgatgttgaCTGTCAGAATCAACAGATAGCGGAGCATTGGGTCTACTATTAAAAGTAGATTTGGCCTAGCTCttcttattctgaaaggagactcaaccactgcagtgagctgaatatgggttgataatgatgattagaaGTAGAAATATCTGCAAGGTTTTAAAAGATTTATGATGATGTCTTTACCACTTTGATGGTAATGAGGCACATCCACAACCAATCCAGAAATGACACAATTTCTTaaacaatttctaaattaatgttttctttatcGCTCGAATAGTGGGAAAATGAGAAATAGGTCACAAGATTCCAAGATCTTGAGCAtattaacgatgatgatgatggatggatGCATGGGTTGTGAGGTACATTCATAACTCTTTACAGTAGACACCATTATAAAAATAGAACACTCTTCAAGTCTCTGTGCTGTAAAGTATGAACAAATGCATGTGTATTGGTGATATTTTTCTGCTCTAACCAACTTGGGCTTTTTAATTGACTCTTATTAACCTCCAatgacgcaaaaagaggggtgttataagtttgacgtgtctgcctgtctgtttgtcagtctgtctgtggcaccataactccTAAACGGATGAAGGGGAAGAATaaccaaatgtctgcaaatatactcatgtgggtctcaaatgaaacTGCACTGAAAGAGACTTGATCAAGAAAGCAAttcataatttcatgacattcaggggtttttcaaattttagtCAATTTAGTGTCACTTGCCTAGCCACTTTCAACGTGtgttatactaatatttaaatggGTGTCATgtgtattgtatatgtatacaacaaataaagtcagaaactatactatactagataTTTGGAAAATCATTTCACTATTAAAAAAAGCTATGTTATCAGGAAGTAACATACACTATATTTTGTCTCTGTATTTTCCACAGGAATAAGAACTATGAGTATGTAGGTGAAACTGTGTAAAAGTATCtgctaatatttaataaaatctagtGACAAGATTGAATTACTACATGGCCTAATGTGAGAGTGGTAGTTGGTATTTACCTTATAGAGGCAGGTGTCAATGACCTGATTGGTAATAGCCACAAGGTCGTCCGTGAGCTGCAGCAGAGAGTGTATGTATGCGCACAACGCCTCGTTGCTCATCACGTCCCACACGCCGTCGCACGCCAGCACCAGGAACTCGTCCTCCGCCTCCAGCCGCTCGTGCGCCGACACCTCGGGCTCCGGCGACACCAGCTGCTCGCACGGCCCGCGGCTGTACGACTTCTTGTAGTCGTAGTCGCCCAGCGCGCGCGACACCGCCAGACTGCCGTTCACGCGCTGTATCATGACGGAGCCACCCGCTTTGACGATGCGAGACTTCTCCGACGGCAGCTCCGGCTTGTGGTCTCGCGTGGCGAACACGGGCGCCCCGTTCCGCGCTAGCACCGCTCGCGAGTCGCCGCAGTTGGCGATGTATATCTGCTTGGGCGACACGAACGCGCACACCGCCGTCGAGCCGGACTTCTCCTTGCCGGCCGAGATCTCGGGCAGCTCGCGCATCTTCTGGTCCAGGTCGAGGAAGCCCGCGCGTATCGCCTCCGCGACCTCCTCGCGCCGGAACTCGTCCGTCTGCAGGATGCACTCCAGCAGGTTGCTCGAGCAGTGCGCCGACACGCGAGCCCCCGCGTGGCCGTCGAACACCGCGAAGTACGACCAGTCGGACAGCGTGCCGTTCAGCGTGAGCTGCGCGTGGTGCGCGTCCTCCATCTCCACGCGCCAGCCCTGCATCGACGCCACGCCGAAGCGCAGACCGTTGCCCTCTCCGCTCTCATTATACTTCTTCGTCTCGGGCTTGTTCAAAAAGGCCCCCATGCTGAGTCCTTCTGCACGGTTACGTTATTCGCACATAGTTCCCGCACCATCAGGCACACACGTAAACGTCACGGCCGAAAACGTAATACGCGAAGAAAAGCATCACTGAACCTATTACCGAAGATACAATCTCGTCTCACGGGTAAGGTGAACCACGAATTCGTTCCACTGAATTGCTTCTTTGGTGGAGCAGCTACAATATTCCCAGATgatgttttaaaactttaatcggCTTCTACTGCTTCTACGTAATTGGTTTTATTCTTGATGTTGCATCAAACTTGGTGACAAATCGTGCTCTTTACGGAATCGTAAAACGAAAAAGCAACTCAAAAGAATGAATGGCGGACATAAATAGTAATTGTCTATGGCTGATAAGTAATAAAAAcggataattttaataaagtctATACAATCATGAATTTGAGTCGTTtactttttattcaatatttttttggttataTGCTTTCGTTACGtactaataatttttaaaaatgatcaTTTTCACAGCTTTTCCTTTCTAAGAATCATAGACAATATCCAAATTAGCTCGCGATCAAAGATTATAGACTAAGATTACATCAAACGACAGCGTAATAACTGTCAATGTCACCACTCACCACAGTTTCCTTCATTCAACTGTCCgaaaaaataggtaaataaaatgtcaaatcaaattgtcaaaaaatgttatgatttatgattgAGGTTAGAACTTATTTtagaacatttatttaatttatagttacgtcaatttttaaatgaaattattatgaataatataataaatacggACTACTTTGTTTGGCTCCGCAAATAAGTTCAACTAATATACATGTATCAAATGAAGGAATAGCTGAAATCATTGAATACTggaatgatataaaaatgtatagaagtttattgtttaaaaggtaagttaaaagaatatttacgtTCAATAACTTTAGATGGGTTTGGGTTTTTATTCACTACATACATTCTACATCtacaatttataacaaaaaaacctaacctaaccataaAAACTTTGATCTA
The Bicyclus anynana chromosome 21, ilBicAnyn1.1, whole genome shotgun sequence genome window above contains:
- the LOC112044647 gene encoding protein phosphatase 1B codes for the protein MGAFLNKPETKKYNESGEGNGLRFGVASMQGWRVEMEDAHHAQLTLNGTLSDWSYFAVFDGHAGARVSAHCSSNLLECILQTDEFRREEVAEAIRAGFLDLDQKMRELPEISAGKEKSGSTAVCAFVSPKQIYIANCGDSRAVLARNGAPVFATRDHKPELPSEKSRIVKAGGSVMIQRVNGSLAVSRALGDYDYKKSYSRGPCEQLVSPEPEVSAHERLEAEDEFLVLACDGVWDVMSNEALCAYIHSLLQLTDDLVAITNQVIDTCLYKGSKDNMSIVLVVFPAAPKPNPEAQRADRELDETLRQRLTALINERADEEEEDDVSRSCSHFTHVLKKLLQENIPGLPPGGGLAAKQGLLDKIYREFHPDHVDSSEQFDCSDIADAVNN